A region from the Coffea eugenioides isolate CCC68of chromosome 9, Ceug_1.0, whole genome shotgun sequence genome encodes:
- the LOC113783301 gene encoding two-pore potassium channel 1-like codes for MEDGCSEDPLLPRSLDSLHNEKNTMKRRRPSSSNHALPKDMLLHEQNDYGILDQHPESLSQNKLNYKQVVIFLVAYISLGVLCFSVVRNQITGKKTNEILDAIYFCIVTMTTVGYGDLVPNSNLSKLLACILVFAGMTLVGLVLSKAADSILEKQEILLVKATHLQEKLGKSEILKQVEAYKTEYKFVVALSLLLLLIILGTIFLYEVEDLSLFDALYCVCATITTLGYGDKSFSTRAGRLFASFWILISTLCLAQVFYCLAELYTERRRRSLVKWVLTRKLTITDLEAADLDQDSTVSASEFILYKLKEMGKISDEDIAPVMQQFKNLDIDQSGTLTKSDLLLTTSSDIQS; via the exons ATGGAGGATGGTTGCTCTGAAGATCCACTGCTTCCAAGGTCTCTGGATTCTCTGCACAATGAAAAGAACACTATGAAGAGAAGGCGGCCAAGCAGCTCTAACCATGCACTTCCAAAGGACATGCTTCTCCATGAGCAGAATGATTACGGAATATTGGATCAGCACCCTGAATCTCTTTCTCAAAATAAACTTAATTATAAACAAGTAGTCATTTTTTTGGTGGCCTATATCAGTTTGGGAGTTCTCTGCTTTTCTGTCGTCAGGAATCAGATAACCGGTAAGAAAACGAATGAGATTCTCGACGCAATCTACTTCTGTATTGTCACAATGACTACCGTTGGATACGGAGACCTTGTTCCTAACAGCAATTTGTCTAAGCTCCTCGCTTGCATACTTGTGTTTGCTGGCATGACACTGGTTGGCCTTGTTTTAAGTAAAGCTGCGGACTCTATCTTGGAAAAACAGGAAATCCTATTGGTTAAAGCGACACACTTGCAGGAGAAACTTGGCAAGTCTGAAATCCTCAAACAAGTTGAAGCCTACAAAACTGAATACAAGTTTGTTGTTGCTCTGAGCCTTCTTCTTCTACTTATAATTCTTGGTACCATCTTCTTGTATGAAGTCGAGGATTTGAGTTTGTTCGATGCCTTATACTGCGTTTGTGCCACTATCACTACGTTGGGATATGGAGACAAGAGCTTTTCAACAAGAGCTGGGCGACTCTTTGCTTCTTTTTGGATATTGATAAGCACTCTTTGCTTGGCACAGGTCTTTTACTGCCTTGCAGAATTGTATACTGAGCGTAGGCGAAGATCATTAGTAAAGTGGGTTCTAACAAGGAAGTTAACGATAACAGATCTCGAGGCTGCAGATCTTGATCAAGATAGCACAGTCAG TGCATCAGAGTTTATACTGTACAAACTTAAAGAGATGGGGAAAATAAGCGATGAAGATATTGCACCGGTGATGCAGCAGTTTAAAAACTTAGACATCGACCAATCAGGAACATTGACAAAATCTGACCTCCTACTTACAACTTCGTCTGACATCCAAAGCTGA
- the LOC113748450 gene encoding putative protein FAR1-RELATED SEQUENCE 10, with protein sequence MVSIPSKNIWMRRQQCPCGDWKCFLAYEGEAEDTIISPESAVKNVDFGSSEAMVAPYVGMVFKNDNDAFDYYGNFARKSGFSIRKERSRLSQQLGVYKRDFVCYRAGFAPARKKPTGEHQRDRKSARCGCDAKMYLSKEVVDGVSQWFVVQFSNVHNHELLEDDQVRLLPAYRKIHEADQERILLLSKAGFPIHRIVKVLELEKGIQGGQLPFLERDVRNFVQNRKKLVQETDALLNEKRENDTMDLLEACRVTKESDAYFVYDVTVDENDKVENIAWSYGDSIHAYNMFGDVVYFDTTYRSMTYGMLFGAWLGINNHGKIIFFGCALLQDETPRSFAWALQAFCRFVKGRYPQTIITDIDLGLRDAIRSELPNTRHIISIWNILPKVFSWFSLLLGPRYSELKSELEVLYHVESTEEFEYQWSQMVSRFGLNSDRHISLIFSLRLFWALSYIRGCFLAQMASISYSKSVDTFLKGIFSAQTCLRSFFEQVGILSNYKAQAAHEDLQYMQLRTCLPLEQHARNILTPFAFNALQQELILSMQYAASEMANGSYLVRHFKKMDGEYLVIWIPEDEQIHCSCKEFESSGILCRHALRVLVVKNYFELPDKYCLSRWRQGNSLVSYGEHGNQIGIDKWFQEFNCLTETLFSEASLAKERSDYVRKEITKELTRLINEVRDMPCN encoded by the exons ATGGTGTCAATACCATCTAAAAACATATGGATGAGGAGGCAGCAATGTCCTTGTGGGGattggaaatgttttcttgcatacgAAGGAGAGGCTGAGGATACTATTATTTCGCCCGAAAGTGCAGTTAAAAATGTTGATTTCGGGTCGTCCGAAGCTATGGTTGCCCCTTATGTGGGAATGGTATTCAAGAACGACAATGACGCTTTCGATTATTATGGTAATTTTGCAAGAAAGAGTGGATTTTCGATTAGAAAAGAACGCTCGAGATTGAGCCAACAACTTGGTGTTTACAAGAGAGACTTTGTTTGTTATCGTGCTGGGTTTGCACCTGCGAGAAAGAAACCCACTGGGGAGCATCAGAGGGATAGGAAGTCTGCCCGGTGCGGGTGTGATGCAAAGATGTACTTGTCAAAGGAAGTGGTAGATGGTGTTTCTCAATGGTTTGTTGTGCAATTCAGCAATGTGCACAATCATGAGCTCCTGGAAGATGATCAAGTGCGTCTCCTTCCAGCTTATCGTAAAATTCATGAGGCAGATCAGGAGCGCATTCTGTTGCTGTCAAAAGCTGGTTTTCCAATACATCGCATTGTCAAGGTGCTTGAACTGGAAAAGGGAATTCAAGGTGGACAACTGCCATTTCTAGAAAGGGATGTCagaaattttgttcaaaatcGCAAGAAACTCGTTCAAGAGACTGATGCTTTATTGaatgagaaaagagaaaatgacaCAATGGATCTTCTCGAGGCCTGCAGGGTGACTAAAGAGTCTGATGCATACTTCGTCTATGATGTCACTGTAGATGAAAATGACAAGGTGGAGAACATTGCTTGGTCATATGGAGACTCAATTCATGCCTACAACATGTTTGGTGATGTAGTTTATTTTGACACGACATATCGTTCAATGACTTATGGTATGCTTTTTGGAGCATGGCTAGGGATCAACAACCAtggaaaaattattttctttggtTGTGCTTTATTGCAGGATGAGACACCTCGTTCATTTGCTTGGGCTTTACAG GCTTTTTGTCGTTTTGTGAAAGGAAGATATCCACAGACAATTATCACTGATATTGACCTCGGACTGAGAGATGCTATAAGAAGTGAATTACCAAATACCAGGCACATTATTTCTATATGGAACATCCTACCAAAAGTGTTCAGTTGGTTCTCTCTTTTACTTGGACCAAGATATTCAGAACTCAAGTCTGAGCTTGAAGTATTATATCACGTTGAGAGCACAGAAGAGTTTGAGTATCAGTGGAGTCAAATGGTTTCTCGGTTTGGACTTAACTCAGATAGGCACATTTCTTTGATCTTTTCCCTCAGGCTGTTTTGGGCATTGTCTTACATAAGAGGTTGTTTTCTTGCACAAATGGCATCTATATCATACTCGAAGTCTGTAGACACATTTTTGAAAGGAATTTTCAGTGCTCAGACTTGTTTGCGTAGCTTCTTTGAGCAG GTAGGAATCTTATCAAATTACAAAGCTCAGGCAGCACATGAGGACTTGCAGTATATGCAACTTCGGACATGCTTACCTCTTGAACAGCACGCACGAAATATACTTACCCCATTTGCGTTTAATGCTTTACAGCAAGAATTGATCTTATCTATGCAATATGCTGCTTCTGAAATGGCTAATGGATCATATCTTGTACGTCATTTTAAAAAGATGGATGGGGAATACCTTGTTATATGGATTCCAGAAGATGAACAAATTCACTGTTCGTGCAAGGAATTTGAGTCTTCAGGAATCTTGTGTAGGCATGCTCTTCGAGTACTTGTGGTGAAAAACTATTTTGAGCTTCCTGACAAGTACTGTTTGAGTCGATGGCGACAAGGAAACTCATTAGTTTCTTATGGTGAGCATGGTAATCAAATTGGAATTGATAAATGGTTTCAGGAATTCAATTGTCTTACAGAAACATTATTTTCTGAAGCATCACTAGCAAAAGAGCGTTCTGATTATGTGCGTAAGGAAATTACAAAAGAACTCACAAGACTCATTAATGAAGTAAGAGATATGCCATgtaattga
- the LOC113783155 gene encoding uncharacterized protein LOC113783155 translates to MDQNELSDIGISSQSNRYYLFIKKTFKFLVPVSLVSFLLSYVTGFSFFFAYNFHFSALVFPLFARALERKYMFLICNGILAFLGKTFKFYSSSLSVPDFNDHDESTRSTTEAREEKPVSESTLFAGQEDEIHACPDKTEVNAAEEKLKLQENGNEHVRVSFTSEIDQGTQAGGLMIDNEDLDLIEEEEEEVPLDEEDMEEGGGLLCASASEEEVGVNINTEELNRKFEEFIRKMKEEIRIQAQQPQLVTV, encoded by the coding sequence ATGGATCAAAATGAACTCTCTGACATTGGAATCTCAAGTCAATCCAACAGATACTATCTTTTCATCAAGAAAACATTCAAGTTTTTAGTTCCCGTCTCTCTTGTATCTTTCCTCCTCTCCTATGTCAcgggtttttctttcttcttcgcCTACAATTTCCACTTCTCAGCTTTAGTTTTTCCACTCTTCGCTCGTGCCCTTGAGAGGAAGTACATGTTCCTCATTTGCAATGGCATCCTTGCATTTCTTGGCAAGACGTTCAAATTTTACTCCTCTTCTCTTTCCGTGCCAGACTTTAATGATCATGACGAGTCCACGAGGAGTACTACTGAAGCTAGAGAAGAAAAGCCGGTGTCTGAATCAACTCTATTTGCAGGACAAGAGGATGAGATCCATGCTTGTCCTGATAAAACTGAAGTTAATGCAGCAGAAGAAAAACTGAAGCTACAAGAGAACGGAAATGAACATGTACGTGTATCTTTTACCTCAGAGATTGATCAAGGCACGCAGGCTGGAGGCTTAATGATTGACAATGAAGATCTAGACCtgattgaagaagaagaggaagaagtaCCGCTAGACGAAGAGGACATGGAAGAAGGCGGAGGTCTGCTTTGTGCATCAGCATCTGAAGAAGAAGTTGGAGTAAATATTAACACCGAGGAATTAAATCGGAAGTTTGAAGAGTTTATAAGGAAGATGAAGGAAGAAATCAGGATCCAAGCTCAACAACCACAACTTGTAACTGTGTAG